The Branchiostoma floridae strain S238N-H82 chromosome 18, Bfl_VNyyK, whole genome shotgun sequence DNA window AGAGGGCGCCTGTGAGCTGCCAGCAGAAGTGCcgtcctgttgttgttgtccttttcGTCCAACTGTGCGTCTCTATCCAAGAGCAGACTCACAGCTTCGCACTGTCCCTTCCTACCGGCACAGTGCAGCGCCGTCCACCCGTGCTTGCGCTGTTTCTCGGCTCGGTCGAGAAGGAGCTCTAGAACAGAGCAATGCCCGTCTTCCGCGGCATAGTGAAGCGCTGTACAACCGTCCTCATCCTTAGCACCGATATCTGCACCGTTATTCACCAAGACATCAACAACAGCACGATTACCCGTCTTTGAAGCACAGTGGAGAGCAGTGCAATCCCTCTCACCCGTGGCGTCAATTTCGGCGCCTGTTTTGATCAACATCTCAATCACTTGACTGTTACCGTTCTCAGCAGCGCAGTGGAGTAAGGTGCGTTTTTTCTTGTCCGTTGCACCAATGTCTGCGCCGACGTTCAACAACAGTTCTATAGCTCCGGTGTGACCATTCTCTGTAGCATAGTGAAGTGCTGTCATTCCCAACTTGTCCTGTTTGTTAACTTTCGCACCACCTTTAAGTAAGGCGGCTATGATATCACACTGTCCCTTCTCTGCGGCCTTGTGGAGTTTAGTATGACCATTTTCGTCGACGGTCGAGGCGCCTTCTCTGTTGTTAACCTTGGAGCAACCATCGTCATTGTTGTCCAGTGGTGTTGTGAGGAAACTCATGTCGTCTGGTGTTCTTTCGGCTGGGCTGTTAGCCCAGACACAATCTGTGAGGAACGATAGAATACGTGACTAAGAACATGACGGTAAGGTTAG harbors:
- the LOC118406053 gene encoding serine/threonine-protein phosphatase 6 regulatory ankyrin repeat subunit B-like is translated as MSFLTTPLDNNDDGCSKVNNREGASTVDENGHTKLHKAAEKGQCDIIAALLKGGAKVNKQDKLGMTALHYATENGHTGAIELLLNVGADIGATDKKKRTLLHCAAENGNSQVIEMLIKTGAEIDATGERDCTALHCASKTGNRAVVDVLVNNGADIGAKDEDGCTALHYAAEDGHCSVLELLLDRAEKQRRDSAKL